The Daucus carota subsp. sativus chromosome 7, DH1 v3.0, whole genome shotgun sequence genome window below encodes:
- the LOC108196626 gene encoding quinolinate phosphoribosyltransferase [decarboxylating] 1a isoform X2: MSARGTDVKNQGVLTADSLVIKPPAHPTYDLKAVIKLALAEDAGNIGDVTCMATIPADMEVEAHFLAKENGVVAGIALAEMIFSEVDPSLKVEWSKKDGDNVSKGLQFGKVHGRAHNIVVAERVVLNFMQRMSGIATLTKAMADAAKPACILETRKTAPGLRLVDKWAVLIGGGKNHRMGLFDMVMIKDNHISVAGGVANSLKSVDQYLEQNNLQMGVEIETRTLEEIAEVLNYASFTKTSLTRIMLDNMVVPLPDGDVDVTMLEAAVRLVAGRFDTEASGNVTLETVHKIGQTGVTYISSGALTHSVKALDISLKIDTELALQVGRRTNRA, from the exons ATGTCTGCAAGAGGGACTGATGTTAAGAATCAAGGAGTTCTAACAGCTGATTCGTTAGTTATTAAGCCTCCTGCTCATCCTACTTATGATTTGAAAGCTGTTATTAAGCTTGCGCTTGCTGAAGATGCTGGAAATATAG GGGATGTGACATGTATGGCCACCATTCCAGCCGACATGGAGGTTGAAGCCCATTTCCTGGCAAAGGAGAATGGAGTTGTTGCTGGCATTGCACTTGCAGAAATGATATTTAGCGAAGTTGATCCTTCACTAAAG GTGGAATGGTCAAAAAAGGACGGAGATAATGTTAGTAAGGGATTGCAATTTGGCAAAGTACATG GAAGAGCTCACAATATTGTTGTTGCTGAAAGAGTTGTGCTAAATTTTATGCAGAGGATGAGTGGAATAGCTACGCTTACTAAG gCCATGGCTGATGCGGCAAAACCTGCATGTATACTAGAGACAAGGAAAACTGCTCCGGGTCTACGGCTGGTGGATAAATGGGCG GTACTAATAGGAGGAGGAAAGAATCATCGAATGGGTTTATTTGATATGGTGATGATAAAAGACAATCATATCTCTGTTGCTGGAGGTGTAGCAAATTCTCTCAAGTCTGTAGATCAGTATTTGGAGCAAAATAATCTCCAAATGGGTGTTGAG ATAGAAACGAGGACCCTTGAGGAGATAGCTGAAGTGCTAAACTATGCGTCCTTCACAAAGACTTCATTGACTAGGATAATGTTGGATAATATGGTTGTCCCATTACCTGATGGGGATGTCGATGTAACTATGCTAGAAGCAGCCGTAAGACTGGTTGCTGGGAGGTTTGACACAGAG GCTTCTGGAAACGTGACCCTTGAAACTGTACACAAGATTGGACAAACTGGCGTGACATATATTTCCAG TGGTGCACTGACACATTCTGTAAAAGCTCTCGACATCTCCCTTAAGATAGATACAGAGCTTGCTCTCCAGGTTGGAAGGCGCACTAATCGAGCATAA
- the LOC108196626 gene encoding quinolinate phosphoribosyltransferase [decarboxylating] 1a isoform X1 codes for MYVSKKAAFVSMLFSVVPPQLTTPPRVFVKMSARGTDVKNQGVLTADSLVIKPPAHPTYDLKAVIKLALAEDAGNIGDVTCMATIPADMEVEAHFLAKENGVVAGIALAEMIFSEVDPSLKVEWSKKDGDNVSKGLQFGKVHGRAHNIVVAERVVLNFMQRMSGIATLTKAMADAAKPACILETRKTAPGLRLVDKWAVLIGGGKNHRMGLFDMVMIKDNHISVAGGVANSLKSVDQYLEQNNLQMGVEIETRTLEEIAEVLNYASFTKTSLTRIMLDNMVVPLPDGDVDVTMLEAAVRLVAGRFDTEASGNVTLETVHKIGQTGVTYISSGALTHSVKALDISLKIDTELALQVGRRTNRA; via the exons ATGTATGTATCTAAAAAAGCTGCTTTTGTATCGATGCTTTTTTCAGTTGTGCCGCCACAGTTAACAACGCCGCCAAG GGTGTTTGTTAAAATGTCTGCAAGAGGGACTGATGTTAAGAATCAAGGAGTTCTAACAGCTGATTCGTTAGTTATTAAGCCTCCTGCTCATCCTACTTATGATTTGAAAGCTGTTATTAAGCTTGCGCTTGCTGAAGATGCTGGAAATATAG GGGATGTGACATGTATGGCCACCATTCCAGCCGACATGGAGGTTGAAGCCCATTTCCTGGCAAAGGAGAATGGAGTTGTTGCTGGCATTGCACTTGCAGAAATGATATTTAGCGAAGTTGATCCTTCACTAAAG GTGGAATGGTCAAAAAAGGACGGAGATAATGTTAGTAAGGGATTGCAATTTGGCAAAGTACATG GAAGAGCTCACAATATTGTTGTTGCTGAAAGAGTTGTGCTAAATTTTATGCAGAGGATGAGTGGAATAGCTACGCTTACTAAG gCCATGGCTGATGCGGCAAAACCTGCATGTATACTAGAGACAAGGAAAACTGCTCCGGGTCTACGGCTGGTGGATAAATGGGCG GTACTAATAGGAGGAGGAAAGAATCATCGAATGGGTTTATTTGATATGGTGATGATAAAAGACAATCATATCTCTGTTGCTGGAGGTGTAGCAAATTCTCTCAAGTCTGTAGATCAGTATTTGGAGCAAAATAATCTCCAAATGGGTGTTGAG ATAGAAACGAGGACCCTTGAGGAGATAGCTGAAGTGCTAAACTATGCGTCCTTCACAAAGACTTCATTGACTAGGATAATGTTGGATAATATGGTTGTCCCATTACCTGATGGGGATGTCGATGTAACTATGCTAGAAGCAGCCGTAAGACTGGTTGCTGGGAGGTTTGACACAGAG GCTTCTGGAAACGTGACCCTTGAAACTGTACACAAGATTGGACAAACTGGCGTGACATATATTTCCAG TGGTGCACTGACACATTCTGTAAAAGCTCTCGACATCTCCCTTAAGATAGATACAGAGCTTGCTCTCCAGGTTGGAAGGCGCACTAATCGAGCATAA